A region from the Caldicellulosiruptor naganoensis genome encodes:
- a CDS encoding UDP-N-acetylmuramoyl-tripeptide--D-alanyl-D-alanine ligase, whose protein sequence is MSFFLSEIGRLLSVPVENFKEDMLIESFSINSKDIGKNAMFIPLKGSKIDAHDFIDEAIDNGAICFLTQKDIKPKKSCPYLKVADTLKAMQDLAKAYREKKKDITVVGITGSVGKTTTKEYIYSVLSTTYETYKNQGNYNNHIGLPYSILNIPDKTKIAVLEMGMSNFGEISFLSKIAKPNIGIITNIGVAHIENLKTRYNIFLAKSEIQDGMPDDGILIINNDNDILHLHKRELKRRVITIGIENDSDFRAMDIQKVDNGFFFVVDNYKYFIESFNFHDIYNSLFAIAVGRILGIEKEAIEKGILKKGGLKRRFEVIKKDGVTVVDDTYNASTHSMISAIDSICNFKGKKILVLGDMLELGSFSEQEHRKVGSYIVSKPVDVVICTGKDAFYIFDEIRKSGKIKSYFVSKEECLDILHKELEKESVVLFKASRGVKLDELVDNFLRGL, encoded by the coding sequence ATGAGCTTTTTCTTAAGCGAAATTGGAAGGCTTTTAAGTGTTCCTGTTGAGAATTTCAAAGAGGATATGTTAATAGAGAGCTTTTCGATTAACAGCAAAGATATTGGGAAAAATGCGATGTTTATTCCTTTAAAGGGCAGCAAGATTGATGCCCATGATTTTATTGACGAGGCGATTGACAATGGTGCAATTTGTTTTCTTACACAAAAGGATATCAAGCCAAAAAAAAGTTGCCCTTATCTGAAAGTAGCTGACACATTAAAAGCTATGCAGGATTTGGCTAAAGCTTATAGAGAAAAGAAAAAGGACATTACTGTAGTTGGAATTACAGGAAGTGTAGGCAAAACAACAACAAAAGAGTATATCTACAGCGTACTTAGTACTACCTATGAAACGTATAAAAATCAAGGAAATTACAATAACCATATAGGACTTCCATATTCTATACTAAATATTCCAGATAAAACAAAAATAGCAGTTTTAGAAATGGGCATGAGCAATTTTGGAGAAATATCTTTTCTTTCAAAAATTGCAAAGCCTAATATAGGAATAATTACCAATATAGGAGTTGCACATATTGAAAATCTTAAAACAAGATACAATATCTTTCTTGCAAAGTCTGAGATACAAGATGGTATGCCAGATGATGGAATACTTATTATAAACAATGATAATGACATTTTACATTTGCATAAAAGGGAACTCAAAAGAAGGGTTATAACAATTGGTATTGAAAATGATTCGGATTTTAGGGCAATGGATATTCAAAAAGTAGACAATGGATTTTTCTTCGTGGTGGATAATTATAAGTACTTTATAGAAAGTTTCAACTTTCATGATATATACAATTCACTTTTTGCAATTGCAGTTGGCAGGATTTTAGGAATTGAAAAAGAAGCGATCGAGAAGGGGATACTGAAAAAAGGTGGGCTTAAAAGAAGGTTTGAAGTAATAAAAAAAGATGGTGTTACAGTTGTTGATGACACCTACAATGCAAGTACACATTCAATGATATCTGCAATAGATAGCATATGTAATTTTAAAGGCAAAAAGATATTAGTGCTTGGCGATATGTTAGAGCTTGGTAGTTTTTCTGAACAAGAGCACAGGAAGGTTGGCAGTTACATAGTTTCAAAACCAGTTGATGTTGTCATTTGCACTGGGAAAGATGCCTTTTATATATTTGATGAAATAAGAAAAAGCGGCAAGATTAAATCCTATTTTGTATCAAAAGAAGAGTGTCTTGATATTCTTCATAAAGAACTGGAAAAAGAATCAGTTGTGCTATTCAAAGCATCAAGAGGTGTAAAGCTTGATGAACTTGTAGATAACTTTCTCAGGGGGCTTTAA